A stretch of the Planktothricoides raciborskii GIHE-MW2 genome encodes the following:
- a CDS encoding UPF0175 family protein, producing MAVKLFELRRLSLGKAAEFCHKNKLQFMYELGRLQVPVINLADDQIAEELRDD from the coding sequence CTGGCAGTCAAATTGTTTGAATTACGCCGGTTATCTCTGGGCAAAGCCGCTGAGTTTTGCCATAAGAACAAACTGCAATTTATGTACGAACTCGGACGTTTACAAGTTCCGGTAATTAACCTGGCCGATGACCAAATTGCTGAGGAATTGCGTGATGATTAA
- the acsF gene encoding magnesium-protoporphyrin IX monomethyl ester (oxidative) cyclase, with amino-acid sequence MVDSLKKPASFEELRPGVKIPAKDTILTPRFYTTDFDEMEKMDISPNEDELQAILEEFRADYNRHHFVRDEEFNQSFDHIDGDTRRLFIEFLERSCTAEFSGFLLYKELGRRLKDKSPVLAECFNLMSRDEARHAGFLNKAMSDFNLQLDLGFLTKSKNYTFFKPKFIFYATYLSEKIGYWRYITIYRHLESHPENRIYPIFRWFENWCQDENRHGDFFDAIMKSQPSILNDWKAKLWCRFFLLSVFVTMYLNDLQRADFYASIGLNAREYDIHVIEKTNETAGRVFPVMLNVNDPEFYQRLDICAANNAKLAEIANSNTPKFLQFFQKLPLFVSMGWQLLRLYLMKPLDAATAQGVVR; translated from the coding sequence ATGGTAGATTCCCTCAAAAAACCAGCGTCCTTTGAAGAACTCAGACCTGGGGTCAAAATCCCTGCTAAGGACACCATCCTCACCCCCCGCTTCTATACCACTGACTTCGATGAGATGGAAAAAATGGACATCTCACCGAATGAGGATGAACTGCAAGCTATCCTTGAAGAATTCCGCGCCGACTATAACCGTCATCACTTCGTGCGGGATGAGGAATTTAATCAATCCTTCGATCATATTGATGGAGACACTCGCCGGTTATTTATCGAATTTCTGGAGCGTTCTTGTACCGCTGAGTTTTCCGGGTTCCTCCTATACAAAGAACTGGGTCGTCGTCTTAAAGACAAAAGCCCCGTGTTAGCGGAATGCTTTAACCTGATGTCTCGGGACGAAGCTCGTCACGCTGGCTTCTTGAATAAAGCTATGTCCGATTTCAACTTACAGTTGGATCTAGGCTTTTTGACCAAAAGCAAGAATTACACCTTCTTTAAGCCAAAATTCATTTTCTACGCCACCTACCTGTCGGAAAAAATTGGTTACTGGCGTTATATCACCATTTATCGTCATTTAGAATCCCATCCCGAAAACCGGATTTATCCGATTTTCCGCTGGTTTGAAAACTGGTGTCAGGATGAAAACCGCCACGGAGATTTCTTTGATGCGATTATGAAGTCTCAGCCCAGTATTTTAAATGACTGGAAAGCTAAACTGTGGTGCCGCTTCTTCTTGCTGTCCGTGTTTGTCACTATGTACCTGAATGACTTGCAACGGGCTGATTTCTATGCTTCCATTGGTTTGAATGCTCGCGAGTACGATATTCACGTGATCGAGAAAACCAATGAAACCGCTGGTCGGGTGTTCCCGGTGATGCTGAATGTGAACGATCCAGAATTTTATCAGCGGCTGGATATTTGTGCGGCAAATAATGCTAAACTAGCTGAAATTGCAAATTCCAACACTCCGAAGTTTTTGCAGTTCTTCCAAAAACTCCCCTTGTTTGTTTCTATGGGCTGGCAACTGCTGCGGCTTTATCTGATGAAGCCTTTGGATGCTGCTACTGCCCAGGGAGTTGTTCGTTAA
- the groL gene encoding chaperonin GroEL (60 kDa chaperone family; promotes refolding of misfolded polypeptides especially under stressful conditions; forms two stacked rings of heptamers to form a barrel-shaped 14mer; ends can be capped by GroES; misfolded proteins enter the barrel where they are refolded when GroES binds) yields the protein MAKIVAFDEESRRSLEKGINALADAVRITMGPRGRNVVLEKKFGAPQIVNDGITIAKEIDLEDPLENTGAKLIQEVAAKTKDVAGDGTTTATVLAQAMIREGLKIVAAGANPVSVRRGIEKTVAKLVEEIKAIAKPVEGAAIAQVATVSAGNDEEIGQMIAEAMDKVTKDGVITAEESKSLTTELEVVEGMQIDRGYISPYFVTDNERMVVEFENPLILIADKKISSIQDLVGILEKVARQGKPLLIIAEDVDGEALATLVVNKARGVLNIAAIKSPGFGERRKAMLQDIAILTSGQLISEEIGLSLDTATVDMLGTARKITISKDNTTIVAEPDAKTKGEIAKRIEQLRKELSRTDSEYDKEKLQERIAKLAGGVAVIKVGAPTETELKERKLRIEDALNATKAAVEEGIVPGGGTTLLHLIRKIDAIKADFNAEEKLGAQILQKALEAPVRQIAENAGVEGSVIVEKVRESAFNVGYNAITGKFEDMIAAGIIDPAKVVRSSLQNAASIASMVLTTEALVVEKPEPPSRMPAGDPMGGMGGMGGMGGMGGMGGMGMM from the coding sequence ATGGCTAAAATTGTTGCATTTGATGAAGAGTCTCGGCGATCGCTGGAAAAAGGAATTAACGCTTTAGCTGATGCGGTGCGGATTACGATGGGGCCGAGAGGACGGAATGTAGTTCTAGAGAAAAAATTTGGCGCCCCACAGATTGTCAATGATGGGATTACCATTGCCAAAGAAATCGATCTAGAAGATCCTCTGGAAAATACCGGCGCCAAGCTAATTCAAGAAGTCGCTGCCAAGACCAAAGATGTGGCTGGAGATGGCACCACCACCGCTACGGTTTTAGCCCAGGCCATGATTCGCGAAGGGTTAAAAATTGTGGCCGCAGGAGCTAACCCCGTGTCAGTCAGACGGGGGATTGAAAAAACTGTAGCCAAGCTAGTGGAAGAAATCAAGGCGATCGCCAAACCCGTAGAAGGGGCTGCGATCGCTCAGGTAGCCACAGTTTCCGCTGGCAACGACGAAGAAATTGGTCAGATGATTGCCGAAGCAATGGACAAAGTGACCAAAGACGGAGTAATCACCGCCGAAGAATCCAAATCTTTGACCACGGAATTAGAAGTAGTCGAAGGGATGCAAATCGATCGCGGCTATATTTCTCCCTACTTTGTCACCGACAACGAACGGATGGTAGTGGAATTTGAAAATCCCCTAATCCTGATTGCTGACAAAAAAATTAGCTCCATCCAAGACCTCGTAGGCATTCTAGAAAAAGTTGCCCGCCAAGGCAAACCCTTATTAATCATTGCCGAAGACGTAGACGGGGAAGCCCTAGCTACCTTAGTGGTAAATAAAGCTCGCGGAGTCTTAAATATCGCCGCCATCAAATCTCCTGGATTTGGCGAACGCCGCAAAGCCATGCTGCAAGACATCGCCATCCTCACCAGTGGGCAATTAATTTCTGAAGAAATTGGCCTCAGCTTAGATACCGCCACCGTGGATATGCTGGGTACTGCCCGCAAGATCACCATTAGCAAAGACAACACCACCATCGTGGCTGAACCCGATGCGAAAACCAAGGGTGAAATTGCCAAACGGATCGAGCAACTGCGGAAAGAATTAAGCAGAACCGATTCCGAATACGACAAAGAAAAACTGCAAGAACGGATTGCCAAACTTGCCGGTGGTGTAGCAGTAATTAAAGTTGGCGCACCCACGGAAACCGAACTCAAAGAGCGCAAGCTGCGGATTGAAGATGCCCTCAACGCTACCAAAGCCGCTGTAGAAGAAGGTATTGTCCCTGGTGGTGGCACCACTTTACTGCACTTAATTCGGAAAATCGATGCAATTAAGGCTGATTTCAATGCGGAAGAAAAACTCGGCGCTCAAATCCTGCAAAAAGCCTTAGAAGCACCCGTGCGTCAAATTGCCGAAAATGCTGGGGTTGAAGGTTCGGTGATTGTGGAGAAAGTCCGCGAAAGCGCTTTCAACGTTGGCTACAACGCCATTACCGGCAAATTTGAGGATATGATTGCCGCTGGAATCATCGACCCGGCGAAAGTTGTTCGTTCTTCCTTACAAAATGCTGCTTCGATCGCCAGTATGGTCTTGACTACGGAAGCTTTAGTCGTTGAAAAACCAGAACCCCCGTCTCGGATGCCCGCAGGGGATCCAATGGGCGGCATGGGCGGCATGGGCGGCATGGGCGGCATGGGCGGCATGGGCGGCATGGGCATGATGTAG
- a CDS encoding NifU family protein — MALALTPNNVETVLDELRPYLMSDGGNVELVEIDGPIVKLRLQGACGSCPSSTMTLRMGIERKLRESIPEIAEVEQVI, encoded by the coding sequence ATGGCCTTGGCACTCACACCGAATAATGTGGAAACGGTTTTGGATGAACTCCGCCCTTATTTAATGTCAGACGGCGGTAATGTGGAACTGGTGGAAATCGATGGCCCGATTGTCAAATTGCGTTTGCAAGGAGCTTGTGGGTCTTGCCCCAGTTCAACCATGACTTTACGCATGGGCATTGAGCGCAAACTCCGCGAGTCAATTCCAGAAATTGCCGAAGTGGAACAGGTAATTTAA
- a CDS encoding glycoside hydrolase — protein sequence MTHPLYVAFIWHQHQPLYKSRIANQYRLPWVRLHGTKDYLDLVLLLSRYPKLHQTVNLVPSLILQIEEYIEGKAFDPYLMASLTAADQLTLEQKHFIVEHFFDANHHTLIDPHPRYGQLYHQRLSKGPAWCLENWNRQDYDDLLAWHNLAWIDPIFWDDPEISQWLEKGQNFTLSDRQLIYSKQREIMGKIVPQHRQMQDAGQLEVTTTPYTHPILPLLADTNCGRVAVPNMTLPQQRFQWEEDIPRHLRKAWEMYQDRFGRTPRGLWPSEQAVSPAILPYIADQGFQWICSDEAVLGWTMQHFFHRDGAGNVLEPQLLYRPYRLETPHGDLAIVFRDHRLSDLIGFTYGSMEPRRAASDLVGHLEAIRYRLQEQQSDPVGAQCLRPENYDGGSGLQAPWLVTIALDGENCWEFYHRDGEPFLNALYTNLSDHPDIKLVTVSEFLDKFGTTATLESDRLHSGSWVDGSLTTWIGDPAKNRAWDLLTAARQVLANHPEATEETNPEAWEALYAAEGSDWFWWFGEGHSSNQDAMFDQLFREHLYAIYQALNEPIPEELRRPVEKHEATGVRGSVAEQNRRPESFIHPIIDGVGDEQDWDRAGRIEIGGARGTMHRSSALQRLWYGVDHLNFYLRLDFKTGAKPGKDFPPELRLLWYYPDKPMCNSPIPLAELPHEAPLNYFFHHQLGINLQTRSLWFHEARENHQWHARPTRAQMAFNKCLEIAIPWADLPTDPDWSLHLLLVMADMGRYREAAPENALVPISVP from the coding sequence ATGACTCATCCTTTATACGTTGCTTTTATTTGGCATCAACATCAACCCCTCTACAAATCCCGGATTGCCAATCAATACCGTTTGCCGTGGGTGCGTTTACATGGCACCAAAGATTATTTGGATTTGGTACTGTTATTATCTCGATATCCCAAATTGCATCAAACGGTGAACTTGGTTCCCTCTTTGATTTTGCAGATAGAAGAATATATCGAAGGGAAGGCATTCGATCCTTATTTGATGGCTTCTTTAACGGCGGCGGATCAACTGACTCTGGAACAGAAACATTTTATTGTAGAGCATTTCTTTGATGCTAATCACCATACTTTAATTGATCCGCATCCTCGCTACGGGCAACTGTATCATCAACGACTTTCCAAAGGCCCAGCTTGGTGTCTGGAAAATTGGAACCGCCAAGATTATGACGATTTGCTGGCATGGCATAATTTGGCCTGGATCGATCCGATATTTTGGGATGACCCAGAGATTTCTCAGTGGTTGGAAAAAGGGCAGAATTTTACTTTGAGCGATCGCCAACTTATCTATTCCAAGCAACGGGAAATCATGGGGAAAATTGTTCCCCAACACCGACAAATGCAAGATGCCGGTCAATTAGAAGTAACCACCACTCCCTATACTCACCCGATATTGCCCTTATTAGCGGATACGAATTGCGGACGGGTTGCGGTTCCCAACATGACCTTACCCCAGCAACGTTTCCAATGGGAAGAAGATATTCCGCGCCATTTACGCAAAGCTTGGGAAATGTATCAAGACCGCTTTGGTCGGACTCCTCGTGGGTTATGGCCATCAGAACAAGCGGTGAGTCCGGCAATTTTACCCTATATTGCAGACCAAGGTTTTCAGTGGATTTGCTCTGATGAAGCGGTGTTAGGCTGGACAATGCAGCACTTTTTCCATCGTGATGGGGCGGGGAATGTACTAGAACCGCAGTTACTTTATCGTCCCTATCGCTTAGAAACCCCTCACGGGGATTTGGCGATTGTCTTCCGCGACCACCGTTTGTCGGATTTGATTGGCTTTACTTATGGTTCAATGGAGCCAAGACGGGCAGCTTCCGATCTGGTGGGTCACTTGGAAGCGATTCGCTATCGTTTGCAGGAGCAACAGTCAGATCCTGTAGGGGCGCAATGCTTGCGCCCGGAAAATTATGACGGGGGTAGTGGGTTACAAGCCCCTTGGTTGGTGACGATCGCCCTAGACGGGGAAAATTGCTGGGAATTTTATCACCGAGATGGGGAACCGTTCTTAAATGCCCTTTATACCAATTTGAGCGATCATCCCGATATTAAATTAGTCACCGTCTCAGAATTTTTAGATAAATTTGGCACGACGGCAACTCTGGAAAGCGATCGCCTGCATAGTGGGTCTTGGGTCGATGGCAGCTTAACTACTTGGATTGGCGATCCGGCAAAAAATCGGGCTTGGGACTTGTTAACCGCAGCGCGGCAAGTTTTGGCGAATCATCCCGAAGCGACGGAAGAAACCAACCCCGAAGCCTGGGAAGCGTTATATGCAGCGGAAGGCTCTGACTGGTTCTGGTGGTTTGGGGAAGGTCATTCGTCCAACCAAGATGCCATGTTTGACCAGTTATTCCGAGAACATTTATATGCCATTTATCAGGCATTAAATGAACCCATTCCCGAAGAGTTGCGGCGACCTGTAGAAAAACATGAGGCAACAGGCGTTCGCGGCAGCGTTGCGGAGCAAAATCGCCGTCCTGAAAGTTTCATTCACCCGATTATTGATGGGGTTGGGGACGAACAAGACTGGGATCGCGCCGGTCGGATTGAAATTGGCGGCGCCCGGGGCACCATGCATCGCAGCAGTGCATTACAACGCCTCTGGTATGGAGTCGATCACTTGAATTTTTATCTGCGCTTAGATTTTAAAACTGGTGCCAAACCGGGGAAAGATTTTCCTCCAGAATTGCGCTTGCTTTGGTACTATCCCGATAAACCAATGTGCAATAGTCCCATTCCCCTGGCAGAATTGCCCCATGAAGCGCCGTTAAATTATTTCTTCCATCATCAGTTAGGGATTAATTTACAAACGCGATCGCTTTGGTTCCACGAAGCGCGAGAAAATCATCAATGGCACGCCCGACCCACACGGGCGCAAATGGCCTTTAATAAATGCTTAGAAATCGCTATCCCTTGGGCTGACCTGCCCACGGATCCTGATTGGTCTTTGCATTTGTTATTAGTGATGGCTGATATGGGTCGCTATCGGGAAGCAGCCCCAGAAAATGCTCTTGTACCGATTTCTGTCCCATAA